One stretch of Xanthomonas sp. DAR 35659 DNA includes these proteins:
- a CDS encoding spore coat U domain-containing protein, which yields MQAFHRALATVALLAAGTGVAFAQSDSRTFNVKIQITSVCDIQTAPTDVDFGSVNSTQTSINSTGTLNVRCTSGTPYNIALNAGSGSGATVTSRTMGSADAGNTARVPYALYRNSARTQNWGSTIGTDTQAGTGNGAVQPLVVYGQVASTNYPAGAYSDVVTATVTW from the coding sequence ATGCAAGCTTTCCATCGCGCCCTTGCCACTGTCGCCTTGCTGGCCGCCGGGACCGGCGTGGCGTTCGCCCAATCCGACTCGCGCACCTTCAACGTCAAGATCCAGATCACCAGCGTCTGCGACATCCAGACCGCGCCAACCGACGTCGATTTCGGCAGCGTCAACTCGACCCAGACCTCGATCAACAGCACCGGTACCTTGAACGTGCGCTGCACCTCGGGCACCCCGTACAACATCGCGCTCAACGCCGGCAGCGGCTCCGGCGCCACGGTGACCTCGCGCACCATGGGCAGCGCCGATGCCGGCAATACCGCGCGCGTGCCCTACGCCCTGTACCGCAACTCGGCGCGCACCCAGAACTGGGGCTCGACCATCGGTACCGACACCCAGGCCGGCACCGGCAATGGTGCGGTGCAACCCCTGGTCGTCTACGGCCAGGTCGCCAGCACCAATTACCCTGCCGGTGCGTACAGCGACGTCGTCACCGCCACCGTCACCTGGTAA
- the map gene encoding type I methionyl aminopeptidase, whose product MTVNLKSPQDIEKMRVAGRLAAEVLDMIGPHVKPGVTTAELDRLCHDHIVNVQQAVPANVGYRGYPKTLCTSVNNVICHGIPNDSKVLKDGDIVNIDVTVIKDGWHGDTSRMYYAGTPSVMARRLVEATYEAMWRGIRAVRPGATLGDIGHAIQQYAESQRFSVVREYCGHGIGKVYHDEPQVLHYGRPGEGLVLKPGMTFTIEPMINEGARHTRVLPDGWTVVTKDRKLSAQWEHMVAVTEDGVDVLTLSPGGLGEP is encoded by the coding sequence ATGACCGTCAATCTGAAAAGTCCCCAGGACATCGAGAAGATGCGCGTCGCCGGCCGCCTGGCCGCCGAGGTGCTGGACATGATCGGGCCGCACGTGAAGCCGGGGGTGACCACCGCCGAGCTGGACCGGCTGTGCCACGACCACATCGTCAACGTGCAGCAGGCGGTGCCGGCCAATGTCGGCTACCGCGGCTATCCGAAGACCCTGTGCACGTCGGTGAACAACGTGATCTGCCATGGCATCCCCAACGACAGCAAGGTCCTGAAGGACGGCGACATCGTCAATATCGACGTCACCGTGATCAAGGACGGCTGGCACGGCGACACCAGCCGCATGTACTACGCCGGCACGCCGTCGGTGATGGCGCGGCGCCTGGTCGAGGCGACCTACGAGGCGATGTGGCGCGGCATCCGCGCGGTGCGCCCGGGCGCCACGCTCGGCGACATCGGCCACGCGATCCAGCAGTACGCCGAAAGCCAGCGCTTCAGCGTGGTGCGCGAGTACTGCGGTCACGGCATCGGCAAGGTCTACCACGACGAGCCGCAGGTGCTGCACTACGGGCGCCCAGGCGAAGGCTTGGTGCTGAAGCCGGGCATGACCTTCACCATCGAGCCGATGATCAACGAAGGCGCCCGCCACACCCGCGTGCTGCCCGACGGCTGGACCGTGGTCACCAAGGACCGCAAGCTCTCGGCGCAGTGGGAGCACATGGTCGCCGTCACCGAGGACGGCGTGGACGTGCTGACCCTGTCGCCCGGCGGCCTCGGCGAGCCGTGA
- a CDS encoding [protein-PII] uridylyltransferase produces MPDAGADDADWAAAARHLLAQADARLNKRFDQGDDIDRLLALRARALDQLIRHAWSRCVPRDAGLALYAVGGYGRGELFPRSDIDLLVFGEAQCQRLHEQALARLFALLWDAGVPVSHAVRSAAQCTAACADQTVLTALIEARPLQADAAAKAALAAAIAPPRVWPPREFFMAKREELQTRHQRFGDTADNLEPDIKDGPGGLRDLHTLGWMALRAFGVRDLEPLIGLGHVGGDEAAALRRERRELARLRYGLHLVANRPEERLRFDYQKTLAQRLGFSDDAESLGVEKMMQRFYRSAAIVRRLSDRLLQRFEEQFDGEAQPQPLGEGFSLRRGYLAADAERWPQADPVQVFALFATWAAHGEVRGLHSLTARALAEALPRLPAYADAGAAARERFLALLRGPRAVQTLTRMARLGVLGQWIPAFAQVSGRMQFDLFHVYTVDQHTLMVLKNMAVFASARADDRFSIAHEVWPRLRKPELLLLAGLFHDIAKGRGGDHSELGAVDARAFCAAHGLRAADTDLVAWLVEQHLRMSVTAQKQDISDADVIHRFATLVGDRERLDYLYLLTCADIAGTSPKLWNAWKDRLLADLYFAARRALREGLEHPLPVAERVQEAREAARALMHLQGHDDTVIDRQFAGMPDESFLRFRPEQLAWQATALMEVELGGTLVKVRPVTPDDAALEVFVYSPDRDGLFAAIVMTLDRCGYGIHRARVLDAPHDAIFDTFEVMPADAFASGDPAQLEAALREALAGDLTRLRPARRVVPRQLRHFRFAPRIEFREDVDGRRTRLSLVAPDRPGLLSNVAQVLRRQRLRVHDARIATFGERAEDLFQITDEHNQPLPDASRQALHAALQACLDPDIPPGDPR; encoded by the coding sequence ATGCCCGATGCCGGCGCCGACGATGCCGACTGGGCCGCGGCGGCGCGACACCTGCTGGCCCAGGCCGATGCGCGGCTGAACAAGCGCTTCGACCAGGGCGACGACATCGACCGCTTGCTGGCGCTGCGCGCGCGCGCGCTGGACCAACTGATCCGGCACGCCTGGAGCCGCTGCGTGCCCCGCGATGCGGGGCTGGCGCTCTACGCGGTCGGCGGCTATGGCCGTGGCGAACTGTTCCCGCGCTCGGACATCGACCTGCTGGTGTTCGGCGAAGCACAGTGCCAGCGCCTGCACGAGCAGGCCCTGGCGCGGCTGTTCGCGCTGCTGTGGGATGCCGGCGTGCCGGTGAGCCACGCGGTGCGCTCGGCCGCGCAGTGCACCGCGGCCTGCGCCGACCAGACCGTGCTGACCGCGCTGATTGAGGCGCGCCCGCTGCAGGCCGACGCCGCGGCCAAGGCGGCGCTGGCCGCGGCCATCGCGCCGCCGCGCGTGTGGCCGCCGCGCGAATTCTTCATGGCCAAGCGCGAGGAACTGCAGACCCGCCACCAGCGCTTCGGCGACACCGCCGACAACCTGGAACCGGACATCAAGGACGGCCCCGGCGGCCTGCGCGACCTGCACACGCTGGGCTGGATGGCGCTGCGCGCGTTCGGCGTGCGCGACCTGGAGCCGTTGATCGGGCTCGGCCACGTCGGCGGCGACGAGGCCGCCGCGCTGCGCCGCGAGCGCCGCGAACTGGCGCGGTTGCGCTACGGGTTGCACCTGGTCGCCAACCGGCCGGAGGAGCGCCTGCGCTTCGACTACCAGAAGACCCTGGCGCAACGCCTGGGCTTCTCCGACGACGCCGAGAGCCTGGGCGTCGAAAAGATGATGCAGCGCTTCTACCGCAGCGCCGCGATCGTGCGCCGGCTCAGCGACCGGCTGCTGCAGCGCTTCGAGGAGCAGTTCGACGGCGAGGCGCAGCCGCAACCGCTGGGCGAGGGCTTCTCGCTGCGCCGCGGCTATCTGGCGGCAGATGCCGAGCGTTGGCCGCAGGCCGACCCGGTGCAGGTGTTCGCGCTGTTCGCGACCTGGGCCGCGCATGGCGAGGTGCGCGGGCTGCATTCGCTGACCGCGCGTGCGCTGGCCGAGGCGCTGCCGCGGTTGCCGGCCTACGCCGATGCCGGCGCGGCGGCGCGCGAGCGCTTCCTGGCCCTCCTGCGCGGCCCGCGCGCGGTGCAGACGCTGACCCGGATGGCGCGGCTGGGCGTGCTCGGGCAGTGGATCCCGGCGTTCGCGCAGGTGTCCGGACGCATGCAGTTCGACCTGTTCCATGTCTACACCGTGGACCAGCACACGTTGATGGTGCTGAAGAACATGGCGGTGTTCGCCAGCGCCCGCGCCGACGACCGCTTCTCGATCGCGCACGAGGTGTGGCCGCGCCTGCGCAAGCCGGAACTGCTGCTGCTGGCAGGGCTGTTCCACGACATCGCCAAGGGCCGTGGCGGCGACCATTCCGAACTCGGCGCGGTCGATGCGCGCGCGTTCTGCGCCGCGCATGGGCTGCGCGCCGCCGATACCGACCTGGTCGCGTGGCTGGTCGAGCAGCACCTGCGCATGTCGGTGACCGCGCAGAAGCAGGACATCTCCGATGCGGACGTGATCCACCGGTTCGCCACCCTGGTCGGCGACCGCGAGCGCCTGGACTACCTGTACCTGCTGACCTGCGCCGACATCGCCGGCACCAGCCCCAAGTTGTGGAACGCCTGGAAGGACCGCTTGCTGGCCGACCTGTATTTCGCCGCGCGGCGCGCGCTGCGCGAAGGCCTGGAGCATCCGCTGCCGGTCGCCGAGCGGGTGCAGGAGGCGCGCGAGGCCGCGCGCGCGCTGATGCATCTGCAGGGCCACGACGATACGGTCATCGACCGCCAGTTCGCCGGCATGCCGGACGAGAGTTTCCTGCGCTTCCGCCCCGAGCAACTGGCCTGGCAGGCGACGGCGCTGATGGAAGTGGAACTGGGCGGAACCCTGGTCAAGGTGCGTCCGGTCACCCCCGACGACGCGGCGCTGGAAGTGTTCGTGTATTCGCCCGACCGCGACGGCCTGTTCGCCGCGATCGTGATGACCCTGGACCGTTGCGGCTACGGCATCCACCGCGCGCGCGTGCTGGACGCGCCGCACGACGCGATCTTCGACACCTTCGAGGTGATGCCGGCCGACGCCTTCGCCAGCGGCGACCCGGCGCAACTGGAGGCGGCGCTGCGCGAGGCGCTGGCCGGCGACCTGACCCGGCTGCGCCCGGCGCGGCGGGTGGTGCCGCGGCAACTGCGGCATTTCCGCTTCGCGCCGCGCATCGAGTTCCGCGAGGACGTGGATGGTCGCCGCACCCGCCTGAGCCTGGTCGCGCCGGACCGGCCGGGACTGCTCTCCAACGTGGCGCAGGTGCTGCGCCGCCAGCGCTTGCGCGTGCACGACGCGCGCATCGCCACTTTCGGCGAGCGCGCCGAGGATCTGTTCCAGATCACCGACGAACACAATCAGCCCTTGCCCGACGCCTCCCGTCAGGCGCTGCATGCCGCATTGCAGGCCTGCCTGGACCCCGACATTCCGCCTGGAGATCCCCGCTAA
- the dapD gene encoding 2,3,4,5-tetrahydropyridine-2,6-dicarboxylate N-succinyltransferase, which produces MATKKPAAAKKSATKTAAGKTVAKKAVAKKTVAKKTVAAAVATPVVAPKPPARPVRAKPAAGPSADELKFTIDSAFERRATLTLDEIEGSTRPVVNRVIDGLERGEFRVAEPDGHGGWKVNEWLKKAVLLYFRVNEMAVVEAQPAPFWDKVESRFAGYHEAEFRKAGVRVVPGAIARRGSYFGKDVVLMPSFTNIGAHVGEGTMVDTWATVGSCAQIGKHCHLSGGAGIGGVLEPLQAGPTIIEDHCFIGARSEVVEGVVVGHHSVIGMGVFIGQSTRIYNRATGEVSYGYVPPYSVVVSGQLPSKDGSHSLYCAVIVKQVDARTRSKTSVNDLLRGLAD; this is translated from the coding sequence ATGGCCACCAAGAAGCCTGCCGCCGCCAAGAAGTCCGCTACCAAGACCGCCGCCGGCAAGACCGTTGCCAAGAAGGCCGTCGCCAAGAAGACCGTCGCCAAGAAGACCGTCGCCGCCGCTGTCGCAACGCCCGTCGTCGCGCCGAAGCCGCCGGCCAGGCCGGTGCGCGCCAAGCCGGCCGCCGGCCCCAGCGCCGACGAACTGAAGTTCACCATCGACAGCGCCTTCGAGCGCCGCGCCACCCTGACCCTGGACGAGATCGAAGGTTCGACCCGGCCGGTGGTCAATCGCGTCATCGATGGCCTGGAACGCGGCGAGTTCCGCGTCGCCGAGCCGGACGGGCATGGTGGCTGGAAGGTCAACGAGTGGCTGAAGAAGGCCGTGCTGCTGTATTTCCGGGTCAACGAGATGGCCGTGGTCGAGGCGCAGCCGGCGCCGTTCTGGGACAAGGTGGAGTCGCGCTTCGCCGGCTACCACGAGGCCGAGTTCCGCAAGGCCGGGGTGCGCGTGGTGCCGGGCGCGATCGCGCGCCGCGGCAGCTATTTCGGCAAGGACGTGGTGCTGATGCCGAGCTTCACCAACATCGGCGCGCACGTGGGCGAGGGCACCATGGTCGATACCTGGGCGACGGTCGGTTCCTGCGCGCAGATCGGCAAGCATTGCCACCTGTCCGGCGGCGCCGGCATCGGCGGCGTGCTCGAACCGCTGCAGGCCGGCCCGACCATCATCGAGGACCACTGTTTCATCGGTGCGCGCTCGGAGGTGGTGGAGGGCGTGGTGGTCGGTCATCACAGCGTGATCGGCATGGGGGTGTTCATTGGGCAGAGCACGCGGATCTACAACCGCGCCACTGGCGAGGTGTCCTATGGGTACGTGCCGCCGTACAGTGTGGTGGTGTCCGGGCAGTTGCCGTCCAAGGACGGTTCGCATTCGCTGTATTGCGCGGTGATCGTGAAGCAGGTCGATGCCAGGACTCGCAGCAAGACCAGTGTCAACGATTTGCTGCGTGGGTTGGCGGACTGA